A genomic window from Haliaeetus albicilla chromosome 10, bHalAlb1.1, whole genome shotgun sequence includes:
- the LOC104315529 gene encoding uncharacterized protein has translation MPRPPSCLGCCWPGSSSGKPLGTCRWPAPEPAGCTEPGRPLSGLEGKGTFRSRVSSLQGQRAACIIYLHLREVGRCLFPFPCGQADLVRSRQREGRHRPCTGGQREGGCRGAQHRSPASAPPRQPPAPAAPSAPQFSRTARLQLLLPCPPSPAAAAAAASPGLTVSAGPTHHGNARRTGGLGPRLGPAASPGPPPGAYPGLPLGPTPASPRASPRPKAAGHPQAPGCPPGFLRRPSRWPERLPGWKLPTAAPLPPGERARFWWQPPPSRRILGQNEEEAAKACPPEEGFPTRPSEKPTSFTLFEKNNPKSPPHPFPLLLSKPGGCCTAFASLSERAIRPGGRTFAESFPPQPLQKDAKLALVQSRGQHVCVGEKDELPEGNIRHAAASTRVTQGNGGWRSIEWPGDGKWEENKERTVRCLLLVSALCLAGCKGNKSELESPHGLRRGVALHLKRSLDACLPNPCQHQGACQVMEDRPVCSCKPGFTGTFCQDVVLKLACEEEHMKMMVRKEVFELLKIPQELVHLKNQACKVSEREEAGEPFFAATLTGENHTACGSIIQQNSSHVSYSNVIESEQEVHGGVISRSFQLEVHFSCVYAYEHVVKLPFALTAVDKLVQFMVREGHFNVSMRLYKTPSYHQPYQLLTAAIPVTDTLYVLLKIEGQHQLKYFLLSVEDCWATPSADPYQDVRHELIEKGCPHDETVTYLNAIGESTTAKFSFQMFQFVGYPEVFLHCRVRLCLPDGPEPCVKQCPRHWRSKRALVDDYNKIVSYGPIHLLAAPSLGAETHHSRTDQQDLAGPNPWLPGALILLCALGVLTVTAAAVSARRRTV, from the exons ATGCCACGTCCTCCGTcctgcctgggctgctgctggccggGAAGCAGCTCTGGAAAGCCGCTGGGCACCTGCCGATGGCCTGCGCCAGAGCCAGCGGGCTGCACTGAGCCTGGCCGCCCGCTCAGCGGCCTTGAAGGGAAGGGGACATTTCGCAGCAGAGTCAGCAGCCTCCAAGGGCAGAGGGCTGcttgtattatttatttacacCTCAGGGAGGTCGGGCGCTGCttgtttccctttccctgcGGTCAGGCTGACCTCGTGAGGAGCAGACAGCGAGAAGGGAGGCACAGACCTTGCACGGGGGGGCAGCGGGAGGGGGGGTGTCGCGGGGCCCAGCACCGCTCCCCGGCCTCCGCACCACCCCGACAGcctcccgcccccgccgccccttcAGCCCCACAGTTCTCAAGGACAGCtaggctgcagctgctgctcccctgccctccctctcccgccgccgccgccgccgccgcctcccccggccTCACCGTCTCCGCCGGGCCCACGCACCATGGCAACGCCCGCCGCACAGGCGGCTTGGGGCCGCGGCTGGGGCCTGCTGCCTCCCCCGGGCCTCCCCCCGGCGCCTACCCCGGCCTCCCCCTAGGGCCTACCCCGGCGTCTCCCAgagcctccccccgccccaaggCCGCAGGCCACCCCCAGGCCCCGGGCTGCCCGCCGGGGTTCCTCAGGCGCCCATCCCGCTGGCCTGAGCGTCTCCCTGGCTGGAAGCTCCCGACAgccgccccgctgccgccggggGAGAGGGCGCGTTTCTGGTGGCAGCCCCCTCCGTCCAGGAGAATTCTGGGgcaaaatgaggaggaagcagcTAAAGCCTGCCCGCCAGAGGAAGGCTTTCCCACCAGGCCCTCGGAGAAACCCACGAGTTTCACtctctttgaaaaaaacaacccaaagaGCCCTCCTCATCCTTTTCCTTTGTTGCTTTCTAAGCCTGGGGGCTGCTGCACTGCCTTTGCATCTCTAAGCGA AAGGGCCATCCGTCCTGGAGGAAGGACTTTCGCAGAGTCCTTTCCTCCCCAGCCGCTGCAGAAGGATGCTAAACTGGCTCTTGTGCAATCGCGGGGGCAGCATGTTTGTGTGGGGGAGAAGGATGAGCTGCCGGAAGGCAATATAAGGCACGCGGCGGCGAGCACGAGAGTGACCCAGGGCAACGGTGGGTGGAGGAGCATAGAGTGGCCTGGAGATGGTAAGTGGGAGGAGAACAAG GAAAGGACTGTGAGATGTTTGCTGCTGGTTTCTGCcctctgcctggctggctgCAAAGGCAACAAGA GTGAGCTGGAGAGCCCTCATGGCCTGAGGCGAGGGGTTGCCCTCCATCTCAAGAGGAGCCTGGACGCTTGCCTGCCAAATCCGTGCCAGCACCAGGGGGCCTGCCAGGTGATGGAGGACAGACCAGTTTGCAGCTGCAAACCAGGCTTCACAGGGACGTTCTGCCAAG ATGTGGTACTGAAGCTGGCCTGCGAGGAAGAGCACATGAAGATGATGGTGAGGAAGGAGGTGTTTGAACTCTTGAAAATCCCTCAGGAGCTTGTCCACTTGAAGAACCAGGCATGCAAGGtctcagaaagggaagaagcgGGTGAGCCGTTTTTTGCAGCCACTCTCACAGGTGAAAACCACACTGCCTGTGGATCAATAATTCAG CAAAACAGCTCCCACGTGTCGTACTCCAACGTCATTGAGTCAGAGCAGGAAGTGCACGGGGGTGTGATCTCCCGGAGTTTTCAGCTGGAGGTACATTTCTCCTGCGTCTATGCCTACGAGCATGTGGTGAAACTGCCCTTCGCTCTCACTGCTGTTGACAA GCTGGTGCAGTTCATGGTCAGAGAAGGACACTTCAACGTCAGCATGAGACTGTACAAGACCCCCTCCTACCACCAGCCCTATCAGCTGCTGACCGCAGCCATCCCCGTCACAGACACACTCTATGTCCTGCTGAAGATAGAAGGACAGCACCAGCTCAAGTACTTTCTGCTGAGTGTTGAGGATTGCTGGGCCACACCAAGCGCAGATCCCTACCAGGATGTGCGGCACGAGCTCATTGAGAAGGG GTGTCCCCACGATGAGACAGTGACATACCTGAACGCCATTGGAGAGAGCACTACTGCCAAGTTCAGCTTCCAGATGTTTCAGTTTGTTGGTTACCCTGAGGTGTTCCTGCACTGCCGTGTCCGGCTGTGTCTCCCTGATGGCCCGGAGCCCTGTGTCAAG